TGGTATCTCAAGCATGCAAACTGAATTTTACGTATTTCTAAATCTGATAATTTCATACCCCCTTTGACTTAGATGATTTGATACAGCAGTGTCATCCCAATATTACCATTAATAAAAGCTAAACATCACCAAAACTCTAAGCTCGACAATACAATTCACAATTAAAAAGAAACAGGAAGACAACAAGATCAAGCCTCCAACATGTACATCTTGTAATATGACATTTCAATAATCACAGAGAAGGTAAACAAGCAGATTAAAGCACTTGATCAAAAACAAAGCAACATGAATTGGTGTCTCACAGGCAGATGCTATCCGTGAGAATGGGCCCACCAAGATGTACAGATTACAACTGGGACAAGAACAGCTTGCAGTTaggcttttgatacaaaaagaagaaagaatagtAGAAAGATACTGACCACAGGAAATTTCTATGCATACTAGTTTCAGGTAAGAGCCATCAAGCTCCATATTTTGCAGAAGCCTTGGCTTAAACTGCAAATATGTCAAAGAATAATTAATGATAAGTTCATTTGGCTTCCAAAACAACATACCCAAGAATCAATAAGCAATTTCATAAGTCACATGAAGAGGAAAAATGGAAGGCCTCTAACAACTAATTGCATATCATCATCTCAAAAAtgtaaattaaaaagaaaaaaattacatgGTATAAAGAAACATGCAATTGATTTGAAGATACAGGATGTGAAAACCATCGAGTCAATGTACGATTTTTTTCAGATGCACATAGATGTCCATTATCAGAATGGCTAAACTTTTTTCCCCAGATGCACATCAACGTATTTGAGCAGAATAACTGAACATTCATTATTATATGCAAACAATGTCTCATGCATGTATTATACTGCAAATCAACAAAAATGGCAGCAGTATTTGTAAAATTATTTCCACCTTAGCTATAGAAGCAGTGAAGCACCGTCATCAATAGCAGGAGTACAGGATCTTTTTACAAAGTAGAGCATAGAACTTCCAAGGACGGAGGGTTTATCAAGCAAAAGACCACAACAAATGCACACAAAATCTCAGGATGATATGATCTCCTGGCTGTAAAAACTTTTATATTGCGAAGTACCATTAATAAGCTTAATATTTCACACTGATGATAAAAATACATCCTTCCAGATTCAGCAAGAAGTATGCTGAATTAGGCAGTGCTAGCTCAAATAAATCGAACACTGTTGAATTAATTTGGAGCCGGATGCTGGAATATGCATGGTATTCACACTGGATAATTCGTGCTTGTACATCAAAAGTTTTGAGCATTCATGTGGTAGTTGTTTGGCCTGgctcaataataatttcatatagACATCACTACAGCCACAAGCTAATTTGCAAAGTTTACATAGCTCAAGCCCTTATAAATGTTgcaatttcaaaagcactttaACTCATCATCATACATATACATCTCAATTTTTTGCTTACAATCACTTGTGTCAATCAGTGAATTACCTTTCTACAAGAATTCTTTCAATCAATTTCTCCGGGATTGAAAGCAAAGAACGCCCCTTCCGCTTCACACCATTCGTCTCTTGCAAACACAATGTGAAGATCAAAAGAACAGCACAAAAATTATACACAATATATCCATAAATTTCTGTTATTTAAATCCGGCATTTTTAGCATCGTTTACAATGTACCAACAAGAAATATGTTACATACACAAGTTTCAAAAGATACTGATCCtagcacaaaaaaaaaagccAATATGCCACACCTTGCAACGCAGGCTGCATAAAACGAAGCACTTTTTATGGTCATTGATGCTGAAGAAAAAATAATCCTGCAACAAAATTTGCTCAATGgcagagaagaaaatatcttctcTCCACCCAAGTCAAGAAGTTGCCTGCTAAAGAGTGGCATCAATTGTTGCCTGAGACTAACACAAGTTGTGGAACCTCACGTTCAGTGCATGCCTCTCACCTCAAAAACAGTTCAGTGTACACCAGTAGTGTTTCAACATTCAGGTGCAACCGCACATTGTTCTGGTCAACCAAAAATGCTGCCAGTACTACCTTGTTGTAATTCCTTCCTCCTTTGCTCCTCTAGCGGATCCGGGCTCTTCATAATTCGTCGCATACGCCTAAGTTGCATCCAAGATATTTAAACATAGATTTTCAACACTTAAAGACAAATAGCTCAAGGTGCAAATACACTGGTGCAACCCATAAACAGCATTTCCAAGTACCTGTCTTGCGCATGTTGAGCAGGAAATGTTGGCATAAAATCCTTTGACTTTGGTAAAGGAACTTCATTAAACCAGGGATGCTTAAGGGCAGCTTCTGCAGTTATCCGCTGCACCAAAAGCAAAGGCCAGCATTAGAGCAtcgaaaaataggctaaaaaaaaaaagtcaatacGTATAAATAACCCATGATTCTTTCTGGTGCATCTCACCTTTTCTGGGTCATATGTTAGCAGTTTGTTCAGTAGGTCAAAACCAGCTTCAGATAGAGTTGGACGACCAGAAAATGATGTCGGTGGGAACTTCTCCCGCAGCCTATTATACCTGGAAAGCAGGGCAAATAAAAGACTCAGTAATTAATACCAGCCTGAGCAGAACTTCGCCTAACAAAGTGCCATGATCAGGATGCCTAGGCAATATCACCAATAGCTGGATGCCTGGGAAAAGATTTGCAATGATAAGGATGCATATTTAGCTTTAAAAAAGTAACAAGAAGCTTATAAAttgataagaaaaagaaacagaggACGGCAACTTACGGCTGCTTCACAAAGTTAACTTTGACTCCAGGTAATTTAGCAAATCCAGGCCATATCTTCTCATTTGGTGTCCCAAGTGTTCTAAATATCTGCACATAAATGACATAAATGAAAATTGGATCAAGTAGGTAGAAGAAGTACAAGCAAAATAAGCAATGGTACCTTGTCAAGTTGATCAAACTCAGTTTTTCCATTGAATAATGGTTCCTTGGCTAAAAGTTCGGCCATTATGCAACCCAATGACCACATGTCAATAGCAGTTGAATATTCCTTTGCTCCTAAAAGAAGTTCTGGCGCCCTATTATTACAGGATAAATGAGAACTTGACGGAATAAAACAAAATATGAACCAATGAATATGCCAGAATGCAAAATGACTTAAGGTTTAAAATAAAGCAACAAATATAAACATATAGAAAATAGTAAGGCACCTACCTGTACCACAAAGTCACCACCAGGTGAGTATATGGTTTCAATGGGCTCCCATACTGGCGAGACAACCCAAAGTCACATATTTTCAACTCACCACGATTATTCAGAAGAAGATTTGACGTTTTTAGATCCCTAAggaaaacataaaaataaaatgtCTTAGAGAACTAAAACACCAAACAAAAATTGATGGATCCCAGGATCTAATTCATAAACTTGAGAATGTAAAAGTACCTATGGAGTACCCAGTTATCATGAAGGTACTTGACACCTTCCAACAACTGAAGCATTAAGCACTTGACTTCACTCTGGCTAAATGGCTGCTTCATTGTCTCCATCAGCCCTTTGAGATCATGCTCCATGTATTCCATAACCATGAAGATACTATCAAGGCTGCTGCCCACAACAACTTCCTTCACATCCACAATTGAAGGGTGGTGAAAGGACAGCAAAATGTTAATTTCCCTCAAAGAGGTCAACGGGAagccctctctctccttctccatcttCACCTTCTTCAATGCCACTACTTCACCAGTCTTCTTATCCTTTGCTCTGTACACAACTCCGTAAGTGCCTTCATCAATCTTGTTCAGCCTCTCAAACTCATCAACACTTCTACACCCTTCTAGCATGTTTATACATCTTTGGGGAGGTTGTACAGGTTCTGGTGTTTTAACCATATCATCCTCTGTCTCAGAATCTGTCTCCGGCAAATGATCGGTTGCGTCCTCATCAGCCTCCTCCCCATCAACATCCATATAATCATTCCTATCCACCTCAACTCCATGAGGGTCATCCCCATGGTCTCCCCCAGATGTGGATGGCTTGGATGCTGCCCCATCAGAACCTTCTCTCATATCGACCTCTCCAAGCTCAGGGCTCAGCTCCTTCTTATGTGATTTCTGGTCGACAATATTACCAGCCAAAGGAGTATTTTTCCTCCTCTTGGGCACAACTTCTTCGTCAGAAGCTTCAGCTTCATCATCGTCTAATGCACTGTTCCCATCTGCCCATCGTGAAGTAGAAATGTTCCTTGCTATCGGGTACTCCTCCTCATCCTCGATCTGCCCAGGCTCCTGATCATTACCCATTTGCTGATCATGAGGTGAATCAATGGAGATCTTCACATCTGCTGGTGACTGCTGCTCCACGGACTGCAGAACTGTCTCGATCGAATCAGGTGGACATATCCATTAGGCAGGGGAGGAGGTGGAGGAAGAGCGGCATGTGCTGGTGGGTCATTTCTGCTTCTTGAACTCGCAACAGTAGATTGCTTGCTATCATCCCTGTCCCACACGATTGGTGAAAACTTCCTCTTTCTGCTTGGCAAGGGCAAAACCCCATTTTCCTTGCTCCGACTTCCATTGTCTCTAAGCTGCGAATCAGAAGCGTCGGGGTCATCCGATCCGCTTCCACTCGATAGCTCCCCAGGCTCACGATCAACCAATCTCCCCGAGAGCTGGCTCCGCTTCTGCTCGTTCCCACTTCCACCGCTTGAATTGCCTGCGTTCAGAGGGGAACGTAGGTACCCGTTCAAGGAATCCCTCTTTTTGACGTCCCGTTGCCTATCCCTAACCCTATCCCGAAGATCCCGCCCATGGCTCCTGTCCCGGTCCCCATCACGGTACCGAACCGGATAATGGTCCTTCCTCCTGGAGACCTCTACATCCAATTCCCGGTCCCTAAATTCGCGATCTTTGTAGCCTCCCTGCCGACCCGCAGCCATTAAACGGCGGCACGAACGAGACCCTAGCAATCAAAGGAGAAAGGGGGCAAAATCGAAGCCCTAGTAACTGGGACCCTAGAAATTAAGAACCAAACCCTAATCCTCGTAATCCCGTCAAATCaatgaagaaggaaaaagaaaaaaagggatgcAGCGATAAAGACCGATCACGAAGAACTGGAGGAAAACCTTAGCAAAGATCGAATTGTTGAAACCCTAGAAAACCACTACGACCGAATTTTTTGGAAGCGAAAACGATCCAAGATCGAAGCTTCGATGAGATATTAGTATGGACAAGAAGAAGGGAGTAGGAGAATCGAGGGATCTGACCTGAAGTAGCACGCTCGCTACACTAGCCTCTCTTCTTGCAATCGGCCGAGAGCAACGCCTAGGGTGGAGCGGAGGAGGGATACTTAAAGGCACGGCTTTccctttttttatttaatttccgTGGGCGGCGATGCTTCGCGTTATCTTAGGAGCCGCCGCCGACCCAAACGTGAGAGAACTATTAATCCGCGTGCTTGTACTGCGGACTCCGCGTTAGGGCCCCACATCCAGATGAGGACGGCACATGTACAAGATGAACGGTCGTGATTCAAAACGAACTGAACGGAACAAGTACCGGATGGACTATCACAGTGCAACATTGATATAGACTCGTGGTATATAATCCTGATCCTCCGgttgaattttgaaagaaaaataattaaattttccaaaaaattaagatattttgtTATAAGACAATATGGGTTTCACTTACTATctctcaatttaaaaaaaaaaaaaatcaatcaaatccataaaatttattagtgatgCAATATGTCCCTGGTCACGTAATGTCCAACTTCATTAATGTGCAATCTAAAATGGTAAAACCATCCGGGTCATTATTTTGAATTTCTAATCAAAAAGCGGTTACGCTACTGCTTGACCCTAAGACCTCGAATACTTGATATCAAAATTTCATGtatgataattctaatatcccttatatcactaaaaattcaatatCATTCTACATCATCTACATAATGCTTAGAGCCCCAAATAGGTCATCGGTCTCTATCTTCTTTTTGACATTCCTATCAACCCCATCCTCATCTCTtgtatatttttgtatatattcCCTCCCTCTCCTGCACCTTTCTctcacaaaaaaagaaaaaaaaaatctattattgagCAATCTTCAACCAAATGCTAGtttgaataatttcaactcttgtACACCTCCAATCCAATCATTTCTcctccaataaaaaaaaatatggctcTCCAAATCAATTATAAGTAAACCTAAAATTTAGGCATTGAATATGTAGCTAATCTCATCTATGTATCATTTCTAGCATGACCTAGAGATTAGGAGATGAAAAgccaaaaatagtgggagaaaatcAACTCTAGTGAAGTGGGAAAGACAGGATGGAGGGACTCAAAGTGATGGTGAAGGATGTAAGGATGCAAATGATAAGGTAAAGCTATACACGAAGACAATGGATGAATTTGGGATAGATATCACATAATTTGaagctacatttttttttttctatgaacAAATGAAGTgtattttaattctaaaattatcatgtgactACCATATGATATAATTTTGTGAGATCAATAAACAAGGATAGACAGTGAGACCACCTACATCACTTGAGGAAATCCAATGATctcgttaaaaatttttaaatacaatGGGTGGCAAGTGAAACTTGTCATAAGTTGAGggactgtttttcttttttttttttttttttttttttgatataatagtTTTATATATAGTAAGTCATACGGAGAATAGTTTGTCTTGCGTTCATTTTTGACTTTCTCGAATCTAAAGAAGTTGGTTGAGGAATGAAGTGCAAATATTTAAGTTGGGATCCTCATTAATTCGCATTGGGTCAGATAAAtatggcctctacaggtgattgTCTATAAATTGTGGAACATTCAGTTGGGCAAGGCAATATTGGAGCACACATCTCATGGGCCCCACTCAATAATGTCTTTATGCAATAATAGATAATTAATTGATGATTAAAGATTGAACCTCTCCACTTCAACTCAAGTTGGAGAAGAttgtgttttgttttttttttttgaaagggtGGAAACACTAGGAACTCGATGTCAT
Above is a genomic segment from Elaeis guineensis isolate ETL-2024a chromosome 1, EG11, whole genome shotgun sequence containing:
- the LOC105038664 gene encoding LOW QUALITY PROTEIN: cyclin-dependent kinase G-2 (The sequence of the model RefSeq protein was modified relative to this genomic sequence to represent the inferred CDS: inserted 1 base in 1 codon); amino-acid sequence: MAAGRQGGYKDREFRDRELDVEVSRRKDHYPVRYRDGDRDRSHGRDLRDRVRDRQRDVKKRDSLNGYLRSPLNAGNSSGGSGNEQKRSQLSGRLVDREPGELSSGSGSDDPDASDSQLRDNGSRSKENGVLPLPSRKRKFSPIVWDRDDSKQSTVASSRSRNDPPAHAALPPPPPLPNGYXPPDSIETVLQSVEQQSPADVKISIDSPHDQQMGNDQEPGQIEDEEEYPIARNISTSRWADGNSALDDDEAEASDEEVVPKRRKNTPLAGNIVDQKSHKKELSPELGEVDMREGSDGAASKPSTSGGDHGDDPHGVEVDRNDYMDVDGEEADEDATDHLPETDSETEDDMVKTPEPVQPPQRCINMLEGCRSVDEFERLNKIDEGTYGVVYRAKDKKTGEVVALKKVKMEKEREGFPLTSLREINILLSFHHPSIVDVKEVVVGSSLDSIFMVMEYMEHDLKGLMETMKQPFSQSEVKCLMLQLLEGVKYLHDNWVLHRDLKTSNLLLNNRGELKICDFGLSRQYGSPLKPYTHLVVTLWYRAPELLLGAKEYSTAIDMWSLGCIMAELLAKEPLFNGKTEFDQLDKIFRTLGTPNEKIWPGFAKLPGVKVNFVKQPYNRLREKFPPTSFSGRPTLSEAGFDLLNKLLTYDPEKRITAEAALKHPWFNEVPLPKSKDFMPTFPAQHAQDRRMRRIMKSPDPLEEQRRKELQQGSTGSIFG